In bacterium 336/3, the following proteins share a genomic window:
- a CDS encoding alanyl-tRNA synthetase: MTSHEIRQQFLDFFKEKGHLIVPSAPLVLKNDPTLMFVNSGMAQFKDFFLGTKPATSPRIADTQKCLRVTGKHNDLEDVGHDTYHHTLFEMLGNWSFGDYFKKEAIDWSWELLTEVYKLPKDRLYATVFEGDAKENLPADMEAFELWKQYLPESQILFGNKKDNFWEMGEVGPCGPCSEIHIDLRDEAEVAKIGGREFVNQDNPQVIEIWNNVFMQFERKADKSLVPLPAQHVDTGMGFERLCVAIQGKKSNYDTDIFQPLIQFVGGKAGVTYGNDKQTDIALRVIADHIRAVAFTIADGQLPSATGAGYVIRRILRRAVRYGYSYLGFKEPFFNEIVPLLATQFENVFPELKAQEKFVQNVILEEERSFLRTLDKGIEKLEEYISKKEKEFEKVGSVEGSKKGDFIIDGKFVFELYNQDGFPIDLTALIAKERSFLIDEEGFKIELELLRELSRKDQKQEAGDWVIVNESNFDVEFIGYDYTESVSNILRYRKVKEKNKTLYHFVLDRTPFYAESGGQVGDTGTFEIHTLDIVNHQNEAFKVFISDTKKENDLIIHISEDKNAEKLIEALSNLNTSITAKINVQKRVLTKNNHTATHLLQAALREVLGNHIAQKGSLVNDTLLRFDFSHFAKLTDEEIVKIENIVNQKVRENISLDERRNVPIQEATEKLGATALFGEKYGDFVRVITFDEHFSRELCGGTHVKSTGEIGFFKIISESSIAAGVRRIEAVTAIEAEKVLHDELKTFAEVKEVLKNPKDIVKSIQTLLDEKNALQKQLERFEQAQAQAEKQRLLSENLSKVGNINTIIGKVNVNNFDYVKQIAFDLRNQQENLFAVLIGVVNEKPQITVMISENLVTEKGLDASKIVKELAKEIKGGGGGQNFYATAGGSDVNGVEKVLKNAKEILNS; encoded by the coding sequence ATGACTTCCCACGAAATACGTCAGCAATTTCTCGATTTTTTCAAGGAAAAAGGGCATTTGATTGTACCCTCAGCACCACTTGTGCTTAAAAACGACCCAACCCTGATGTTTGTAAACTCAGGAATGGCACAGTTTAAAGATTTCTTTTTGGGAACAAAGCCCGCCACATCGCCTCGTATAGCCGATACACAAAAATGCCTTCGTGTTACAGGTAAACACAACGATTTGGAAGATGTAGGACACGATACCTACCACCACACACTTTTTGAAATGCTTGGAAACTGGTCATTTGGTGACTATTTCAAGAAAGAAGCCATTGACTGGTCTTGGGAGCTACTCACAGAGGTTTATAAATTGCCCAAAGATAGATTGTATGCGACTGTATTTGAAGGAGATGCAAAAGAAAATCTTCCTGCGGATATGGAGGCTTTTGAACTTTGGAAACAATACTTGCCAGAATCTCAGATTTTATTCGGAAACAAAAAAGATAATTTCTGGGAGATGGGAGAGGTAGGACCTTGTGGACCTTGCTCAGAAATTCATATAGACCTGCGTGATGAAGCAGAAGTTGCCAAAATAGGAGGTAGAGAGTTTGTAAACCAAGACAATCCGCAAGTGATTGAAATTTGGAACAACGTATTCATGCAGTTTGAGCGTAAAGCAGATAAATCGCTTGTACCTCTTCCAGCACAACACGTAGATACAGGAATGGGCTTTGAAAGGCTTTGTGTAGCGATTCAGGGCAAAAAATCGAATTACGATACAGATATTTTCCAACCTCTGATTCAATTTGTAGGTGGAAAAGCTGGTGTAACCTATGGAAATGACAAACAAACAGATATTGCCTTGCGTGTAATCGCTGACCATATCAGGGCTGTGGCATTTACCATTGCAGATGGACAGTTACCTTCAGCAACAGGAGCAGGCTATGTGATTCGTAGAATTTTAAGAAGAGCTGTTCGTTATGGTTATTCTTATTTAGGTTTTAAAGAACCATTTTTCAATGAAATTGTGCCTTTGCTTGCAACTCAATTTGAAAATGTATTTCCTGAACTCAAAGCACAAGAAAAATTTGTACAAAATGTAATTTTGGAAGAAGAACGCTCTTTCTTGCGTACTTTAGATAAAGGGATAGAGAAACTAGAAGAGTATATATCAAAAAAAGAAAAAGAATTTGAAAAAGTAGGGAGTGTTGAAGGTAGTAAAAAAGGTGATTTCATTATTGATGGTAAATTTGTTTTTGAATTATACAATCAGGATGGATTTCCTATAGACTTAACTGCACTAATAGCAAAAGAAAGAAGCTTTCTTATTGATGAAGAAGGTTTTAAAATAGAATTAGAACTTCTAAGAGAACTTTCTCGCAAAGACCAAAAACAAGAAGCTGGTGATTGGGTAATTGTGAATGAAAGTAATTTTGATGTAGAGTTTATTGGCTACGATTACACAGAATCCGTGTCAAATATCCTGCGTTATAGAAAAGTAAAAGAGAAAAATAAAACCTTGTATCATTTTGTATTGGATAGAACGCCTTTCTATGCCGAAAGTGGCGGACAGGTAGGTGATACAGGTACTTTTGAAATACATACTCTGGATATTGTAAATCATCAAAATGAGGCTTTCAAAGTTTTCATCTCAGATACCAAGAAAGAAAATGATTTGATTATCCATATTTCTGAGGATAAAAACGCTGAAAAATTGATAGAGGCATTAAGTAATCTCAATACTTCTATTACAGCTAAAATCAATGTTCAGAAGAGAGTTTTAACCAAAAATAACCATACAGCCACACACTTGTTGCAGGCTGCTCTCAGAGAGGTTTTGGGTAATCATATTGCTCAGAAAGGTTCTCTAGTAAATGATACGCTTTTACGTTTTGACTTTTCGCATTTTGCTAAACTGACAGATGAGGAAATAGTGAAAATAGAAAATATTGTCAATCAGAAAGTAAGAGAAAATATTTCTTTGGATGAACGCAGAAACGTTCCCATCCAAGAAGCTACCGAAAAATTGGGTGCTACAGCTCTTTTTGGTGAAAAATATGGGGATTTTGTTCGTGTAATTACCTTTGATGAGCATTTTTCGAGAGAATTGTGTGGTGGTACTCACGTAAAATCTACAGGCGAAATCGGATTTTTCAAGATTATTTCAGAAAGTTCTATTGCGGCAGGCGTGAGACGTATCGAAGCTGTAACAGCCATAGAAGCTGAAAAGGTTTTACATGATGAACTCAAAACTTTTGCTGAAGTAAAAGAGGTGCTGAAAAATCCTAAAGATATTGTAAAGTCTATTCAGACACTTTTGGATGAAAAAAATGCCCTACAAAAGCAATTAGAGCGTTTTGAGCAAGCTCAGGCACAAGCAGAAAAACAGCGTTTACTTTCTGAGAACCTTTCAAAAGTAGGAAATATCAATACAATTATTGGCAAAGTGAATGTTAATAATTTTGATTATGTTAAGCAGATTGCTTTTGACCTTCGTAATCAACAAGAAAATCTGTTTGCTGTGCTGATAGGTGTGGTAAATGAAAAACCACAAATTACGGTGATGATTTCTGAAAATTTGGTCACAGAAAAAGGCTTGGATGCTTCTAAAATCGTGAAAGAATTGGCGAAGGAAATCAAAGGTGGCGGAGGTGGACAGAATTTCTATGCTACAGCAGGCGGAAGTGATGTAAACGGAGTAGAAAAAGTCCTAAAAAATGCCAAAGAGATACTAAATTCTTAA